From the genome of Winogradskyella forsetii, one region includes:
- the lptC gene encoding LPS export ABC transporter periplasmic protein LptC yields MSKYHLHIIRNLVTAIVVTLFFSCKNDFDEVQKVGVLQNQPIGEAKAIDLKYTEFKEDTVRLIANLLSPKMLDYSNRSFAFNEFPEGIELKIYDKNNNQTTITSNYAIVYDETDIIDLRGDVKIATHEKDTLFTEQLYYNQKLEWAFTNEPWLFKRAVGPLHGIGFDSDKEFKNFQMLEMGGEFELDN; encoded by the coding sequence ATGTCAAAATATCATTTACATATCATAAGAAACTTAGTCACAGCAATTGTTGTGACTTTGTTTTTTTCATGTAAAAATGATTTTGATGAGGTTCAAAAAGTTGGGGTACTACAAAACCAACCTATCGGTGAAGCTAAAGCTATTGATTTAAAATATACCGAGTTTAAGGAAGATACGGTAAGGTTAATTGCCAATCTATTAAGTCCTAAGATGTTGGATTATTCTAACAGGAGTTTTGCCTTTAATGAGTTTCCAGAAGGTATTGAGCTTAAAATTTATGATAAAAATAACAACCAAACCACTATTACTTCTAATTACGCCATTGTATATGACGAGACAGATATCATTGATTTGCGTGGCGATGTGAAAATCGCAACACACGAAAAGGACACCTTGTTTACGGAGCAACTGTACTACAATCAGAAACTCGAATGGGCGTTTACAAACGAACCTTGGTTATTTAAGCGTGCCGTTGGTCCTTTGCATGGTATTGGATTTGACTCGGATAAAGAATTTAAGAATTTTCAGATGCTGGAAATGGGAGGTGAATTTGAACTCGATAATTAA
- a CDS encoding hemolysin family protein: MTADLVIIITTLILSAFFSGMEIAYVSANKIHIEIEKKQGDFLGNILGKLTAKPSKYIATMLIGNNIALVIYGFKMGEVLVRWFQSMLPSDSTTLTYLFTDLQLLTQTVISTLVILITAEFLPKVFFQIYANTLLKVLALPTYIFYLLFFWVSDFIIWISDAVLKYIFRVEGEDVVLAMTKVELGNYITEQMESVDDHDDMDSEIQIFQNALDFSEVKAREVMVPRTEITAVEISDSIENLRQLFIDSGRTKIIVYKDNIDDILGYVHSFELFKKPKTIKSIIIRVGFVPETILVKDVLNILTKKRRSMAVVIDEYGGTSGIMTVEDIIEELFGEIEDEHDTVEMIEEQINDNTYKFSARLEVNYINETYKLNLPKGENYETLGGLIVHATEGIPEEKDDVLIDNFKFTVTEVSSTKIDEVILKILEVD; encoded by the coding sequence ATGACTGCTGACTTAGTCATTATTATTACCACGCTTATACTTTCAGCTTTTTTTTCTGGAATGGAAATCGCTTATGTGTCTGCCAACAAAATTCATATTGAAATAGAAAAGAAACAAGGTGATTTCTTAGGAAACATCTTGGGCAAATTAACAGCCAAACCTTCCAAATATATTGCCACCATGCTCATTGGTAACAATATCGCTTTGGTTATCTATGGATTTAAAATGGGTGAGGTTTTGGTACGTTGGTTTCAGTCTATGTTACCTTCAGATAGTACAACTCTAACGTATTTGTTCACGGATTTGCAATTATTAACGCAAACAGTAATTTCCACATTGGTTATTTTAATTACGGCTGAATTCTTACCAAAAGTATTCTTTCAAATTTATGCCAATACCTTGCTGAAGGTTTTAGCACTTCCGACGTATATTTTCTATCTCTTATTTTTTTGGGTTTCAGATTTTATCATTTGGATTTCAGATGCGGTTCTAAAATATATCTTTAGAGTAGAAGGCGAAGATGTTGTTTTGGCCATGACCAAGGTGGAACTAGGGAATTACATCACCGAGCAAATGGAATCGGTGGATGACCATGATGATATGGATAGTGAAATTCAAATTTTTCAGAATGCTTTAGATTTTTCAGAGGTAAAAGCACGTGAAGTGATGGTGCCTAGAACTGAGATTACTGCGGTAGAGATTTCAGATAGTATTGAAAATTTGAGACAGCTTTTTATAGATTCTGGGCGTACTAAAATTATTGTTTATAAAGATAACATAGATGATATTTTAGGCTATGTGCATTCTTTCGAACTATTTAAAAAACCAAAAACAATAAAATCGATAATAATTAGGGTAGGCTTTGTGCCAGAAACCATTTTGGTTAAAGATGTTCTTAATATTTTAACCAAAAAACGACGCAGTATGGCTGTGGTTATAGACGAATATGGAGGTACCTCTGGAATTATGACCGTGGAAGATATCATCGAGGAATTATTTGGTGAAATTGAAGATGAACACGATACGGTTGAGATGATTGAAGAACAAATTAACGATAATACTTATAAATTTTCAGCACGATTAGAAGTCAATTATATCAACGAAACCTACAAACTGAATCTTCCCAAAGGTGAAAATTACGAAACATTAGGAGGTTTGATTGTGCATGCCACGGAAGGAATACCTGAGGAAAAGGATGATGTATTAATCGATAATTTCAAGTTTACGGTTACCGAAGTATCTTCAACAAAAATAGATGAGGTGATCTTAAAAATCCTTGAAGTAGATTGA